A DNA window from Halichondria panicea chromosome 16, odHalPani1.1, whole genome shotgun sequence contains the following coding sequences:
- the LOC135349917 gene encoding presequence protease, mitochondrial-like, with translation MLQLRGYKGSLAALQSGYRWKSGTSARELHKSAKTLNRSSPLESIEKLTVGDHLHGYTVEGVSPLPEFDATAAQLTHDKTKAKHLHIARKDTNNTFGVGFRTTPMDSTGVAHILEHTTLCGSRQFPIRDPFFKMLTRSLTSFMNAFTASDWTMYPFSSQNSKDFNNLLSVYLDCVFYPRLRENDFRQEGWRLEHENPQDPTTPIIFKGVVFNEMKGVFASPESVFVQALQNKILPGHTYSHVSGGWPNDILDLTWESLRQFHSSHYHPTNARFFTYGDMPLGDHLQFINEKALTGFELGSQSVEVPLEQRWTQPRTNQISCAPDPMATDPEKQTTVAVSFLQASNTDPYESLVLSILGQLLVDGPTSPFYQALLDTNIGSDYSPSTGYDNSTLDTVFSVGLQGIRREDADRVEEIVMKTLETVATEGFHEDRVRSVLHQVELSVKHQSSSFGLGLITSVMSPWIHGGDPISMTRINEHVERFKENLKTEGYLQEKIKQHYLNNNHRLTLIMSPQAEYEEQLAAEERQKLVSMVTALSKADREEVYRKGVELLEEQNSNESADCLPTVVISDVDKVIPPTELDHLHSGGIPVQYTEQPTNGLTYFRATSNLSMVPDHLKIYVPLFASVVTNMGAGDLDYRDFTLQCDLYSGGLSMFPHVSAHHTTPLCYHQGVVFSSHCLNRHLPHMLSLWEDVFTKPNLSDVERLSTLVKMSASSLASNVASSGHSYAMTAAASGLFPSCQLGELFSGMTQVEFLKDLASKDDLTDVLHNMALIAAELLDSGSLRCALNTNSGNYDNVMTAMNGWVDTLPGSRTDNPGPSEESDFERVSTKMYYQLPFPVHYVGAAVPAVPYTHPDSPRLTVLAKLLSSKFLHREIREKGGAYGSGAVHQGGVFSFMSYRDPHCLSTLETFHKAAVWGARGEFTDQDITEALLTVFSKIDSPVSPGAKGRGAFLTGVTDEMRQAYRDQLFTVGRDELQSVAQKYLIDYPTLSCAVIGPKNNKLSDDWTTKVFDL, from the exons ATGTTGCAGTTGAGAGGATACAAAGGCTCCTTGGCTGCCCTGCAAAGTGGATACAGGTGGAA ATCCGGTACAAGTGCTAGGGAGCTTCACAAGTCAGCCAAGACCTTGAATCGATCCAGTCCCTTAGAGAGTATTG AAAAACTGACGGTAGGGGATCATCTCCATGGTTACACCGTAGAAGGTGTATCCCCTCTTCCTGAGTTTGATGCTACGGCTGCACAGTTAACTCATGACAAAACCAAAGCCAAACACCTCCACATTGCACGGAAAGACACCAATAACACTTTCGG TGTTGGTTTCCGGACCACGCCCATGGACAGTACTGGGGTGGCTCATATCCTGGAGCACACTACCCTGTGTGGGTCAAGACAATTCCCGATTCGAGATCCCTTCTTCAAGATGCTCACGCGATCTTTGACCAGTTTCATGAATGCCTTCACTG CCAGTGACTGGACAATGTACCCGTTTAGCTCTCAGAATAGCAAAGACTTCAACAACCTCCTCTCTGTGTACCTGGACTGTGTCTTCTACCCCAGACTCAGAGAGAATGATTTCAG GCAGGAGGGGTGGAGACTGGAGCATGAGAACCCGCAAGACCCAACCACACCTATCATCTTCAAGGGTGTGGTTTTCAACGAAATGAAAGGAGTGTTT GCTTCCCCGGAAAGTGTGTTTGTGCAAGCCCTTCAGAACAAGATCCTCCCAGGCCACACCTACTCCCACGTCAGCGGAGGCTGGCCCAACGACATCCTTGACCTCACA TGGGAGTCCCTGAGGCAGTTCCACTCCTCTCACTACCATCCCACCAATGCCCGCTTCTTCACATATGGAGACATGCCCCTGGGAGATCATCTCCAGTTTATTAACGAGAAGGCCTTGACTGGCTTTGAGCTGGGATCACAGAGTGTGGAGGTGCCCCTCGAGCAGAGATGGACACAACCT aggactaatcagatatcttgtGCTCCTGATCCCATGGCAACCGATCCGGAGAAGCAAACCACTGTAGCAGTGTCATTTTTACAAGCTTC GAACACAGATCCCTACGAGTCATTAGTTCTGTCCATCCTGGGCCAGCTGCTTGTGGATGGACCCACCTCCCCTTTCTATCAGGCTCTACTGGACACCAACATCGGCTCTGACTACTCCCCAAGTACAGG CTATGACAACAGTACTCTGGACACTGTGTTCTCTGTTGGTCTCCAAGGGATACGGAGAGAGGACGCTGATCGAGTGGAGGAAATTGTGATGAAGACCCTCGAGACAGTAGCCAC AGAGGGTTTCCATGAGGACAGAGTGAGGTCAGTGCTACATCAGGTAGAGCTGAGTGTCAAACACCAGAGCAGTAGCTTTGGTCTTGGACTCAtcact TCTGTGATGTCACCATGGATACACGGAGGTGATCCAATAAGTATGACCAGGATCAATGAACACGTTGAGAGGTTTAAG GAGAACTTGAAGACAGAGGGCTACTTGCAGGAGAAGATCAAACAACACTATCTCAACAACAACCATCGCCTCACATTGATCATGTCCCCACAA GCTGAGTATGAGGAGCAGCTGGCGGCAGAGGAACGGCAGAAGTTGGTTTCTATGGTGACCGCCCTCTCCAAGGCTGACCGAGAGGAGGTGTACAGGAAGGGGGTGGAGCTACTAGAGGAGCAGAACAGCAACGAAAGTGCCGACTGTCTGCCAACTGTTGTCATttcag atgtGGACAAAGtgataccccccacagagttgGACCACCTGCACTCAGGGGGAATCCCCGTGCAGTACACGGAACAGCCCACCAACGGACTCACTTACTTCCGAGCCACCTCTAACCTCAGTATGGTGCCTGACCACCTCAAGATCTACGTACCTCTTTTTGCCAGCGTCGTCACAAA TATGGGTGCTGGCGACCTTGACTACCGTGACTTCACTCTCCAGTGTGATCTGTACTCGGGAGGGCTGTCCATGTTCCCTCATGTCTCGGCTCATCACACCACCCCCCTCTGTTACCATCAGGGTGTGGTGTTCTCCTCCCACTGCCTCAACAGACACCTACCACACATGCTCTCACTATGGGAGGATGTGTTCACAAA ACCCAATCTATCTGACGTGGAGCGACTGAGCACACTGGTCAAGATGTCTGCCTCTAGTCTGGCTAGTAATGTGGCCTCCTCTGGACACAGTTACGCCATGACAGCAGCTGCTAGTGGTCTCTTCCCAAGCTGTCAGCTCGGCGAGCTCTTCTCTGGGATGACTCAG GTGGAGTTTCTGAAAGATCTGGCCAGTAAAGACGACCTCACTGATGTGTTGCATAACATGGCCCTCATTGCAGCCGAGCTACTCGACAGTGGGAGTCTCAG GTGTGCGCTTAATACCAATTCTGGTAATTATGACAACGTGATGACGGCTATGAATGGGTGGGTGGACACACTACCTGGATCAAGAACTGACAACCCAGGCCCCTCCGAG GAGAGTGATTTCGAGAGAGTATCGACTAAGATGTATTATCAGTTGCCCTTCCCTGTTCACTACGTTGGAGCAGCTGTTCCTGCGGTGCCGTACACACACCCAGACTCTCCAAG ACTGACCGTACTGGCAAAGCTCCTCAGTTCCAAGTTCCTGCACAGGGAAATAAG AGAGAAGGGTGGAGCGTATGGCAGCGGTGCTGTACATCAGGGTGGAGTCTTCTCCTTTATGTCTTACag GGACCCTCACTGCCTGTCTACGCTGGAGACGTTCCACAAGGCAGCTGTTTGGGGGGCAAGGGGAGAGTTCACCGACCAAGACATCACTGAAGCTCTGTTAACAGTATTCTCTAAG ATTGACTCTCCTGTATCACCAGGTGCCAAGGGGAGGGGAGCATTCCTAACAGGGGTCACTGACGAGATGAGACAGGCATACAGAGATCAGCTGTTCACTGTGGGTCGAGACGAACTACAGTCTGTCGCTCAAAA gTATCTGATCGACTACCCCACCCTCAGCTGTGCCGTTATAGGACCCAAGAATAACAAACTATCGGATGACTGGACTACTAAAGTATTTGATTTATAG